ACTATAGGTAAATAATTAAATTTTTCTTCCAACTTAGAAACTTGATCTTCATCTATTATATCTATTTTATTAATAACTAATATTTGTGGCTTATCATTAGCATTTAATTCTACCAATACCTCTTCTACTGCCTTTATTTGTTCAAAAACAGCATCAGAAGATCCATCTACAACATGAAGTAATAAATCTGAATAAGTTACTTCTTCTAAAGTAGATTTAAAAGCCGCCACTAAATCATGCGGAAGCTTTCTTACAAATCCAACAGTATCAGTAAGAGCTGCTATCCTTCTATCCTTAAGTTCTATAGCTCTAGTAGTAACATCTAATGTAGCAAAAAGCATATTTTCTGCAAATACATTTTCTTTATTTAAAGTACTATCTTTCGCATATTTTATAGCTAATAAATTTCTTAAAGTTGACTTACCGGCATTAGTATATCCTACTAATGATATTTTGGGCATATTAGCCTTATTTCTTTTTTCTCTTTGAACAGATCTATTTTTTCTAATCTTCTCTAATTCTTTGTTTAAATCATGTATATTTTCTCTTATTTTTCTCTTATCTATCTCAAGCTTCTTTTCTCCCGGACCTCTAGTTCCTATACCTGCTCCAGTTCTAGACATAACTACACCTAAACCTAAAAGTCTAGCTGATCTGTATTTTAACTGAGCTAACTCAACTTGTATTTTAGCTTCTCTTGTCTTTGCTCTTCTTGCAAATATATCTAAAATCAAAGTTGTTCTATCTATTACCTTTGCTCCGATAATAGATTCTAAGTTTTTTACTTGAGCCCCAGAAAGCTCATCATCAAATATTATAACGTTGGCATCATAAACTTGTCTTAGTAGTGATATTTCTTCAGCCTTACCACTACCTATAAATGTAGCTGCCTCTATTTTACTTTTCTTTTGTAATACCTTATAAACTACTGTAACATTACAAGCAAAAGCAAGTTCTTCTAATTCATCTAGCATTTCTTCACTATCTGTTGATACTAATATGGCCTTTTCCTCTTCAACTTCTTTTATCTCACTAGATTTCAACGTTTCTTCAATATAATGTACTTTGTCTAAATAATCAAATCTTAAAATTTCTTCTATTGTATTATTATACTTTTTCTCTACAACTAAATTATTCTCATAAACACCACAAAATCCTAAGGAAATATCCTTAGCTTTTCCATCTTTAACACCAATAGCTGCCATTACATCTAGCTTCAACTTAAGTAATGCAGAAATATCTATAACAGATAAATGTGAATTACCGCTTGGATGAGTATGAACAACTCTAACACCACTAAGTGATTTTTCTTTTATATCTATAACTGGAAGTTCAACACTTTCAGCATTTCCCACTGATATACCTAAAATATCGCCTTTTCTATTAATAGAAATAGATACTTCTCTATTTATTAATTCTGTTATTTTACACATAACACTTATAATTTCTTCTGTAATAAATTCTTTCTTAGGAACTTTTATGTTATATAATTCTTCTAATTCATTAATATAGGAATTTTTAATTCCTTCTAGATTTCCATATATCATAAGAAATTCACCTCCTATAAGGTAGTTTTAACATTTTAAATATAATTCTATACTATAAGAATACTATTGTAAATAAATGAATTTCTTTAAAAAGATTAAATCATTTATAATATTAAAAACAGTTATATTTTACGAAATTTTATAGTAAAATTATGTAATTAAATTTTGAAATTTTACTAATTTCTACTAGTGCATTCTCAAGATATGTTTTTATAATTTTAGAAATATGATATAATTTCTTTATATTGTTCTTTTGAGGAGGATAAATAATGAGCAAAAGTGAAAAAAATACTGATAAATCAAAAAAGAACGTATCGACAAAACCTAACAAAAAAAACGATACAAAATCGAATAAAAATACAAATGCAAAAAACTCAACTGTAAAAAATGCATCTAAAAATAGCAATACAGGTAAATCAACTTCTAAGTCTACATCAAAAAAGAGTAGTCCTAAGAAATCAAATAAATTCATTACCTTCTTAAAAATTGCTCTTATATCAATATTTATTATTGGTTCAATTAGCGCAATAACATTTTCATTATATGCTAGTTCAATAATAAGTTCTGCTGCTCCTCTAAATGTTGATGAAATTGTAACTATTGGAGAACCATCAACTTATTATTCTGATAATAATACTGAAATAGGTAGTGTAGCTA
Above is a genomic segment from Clostridium bornimense containing:
- the hflX gene encoding GTPase HflX, giving the protein MIYGNLEGIKNSYINELEELYNIKVPKKEFITEEIISVMCKITELINREVSISINRKGDILGISVGNAESVELPVIDIKEKSLSGVRVVHTHPSGNSHLSVIDISALLKLKLDVMAAIGVKDGKAKDISLGFCGVYENNLVVEKKYNNTIEEILRFDYLDKVHYIEETLKSSEIKEVEEEKAILVSTDSEEMLDELEELAFACNVTVVYKVLQKKSKIEAATFIGSGKAEEISLLRQVYDANVIIFDDELSGAQVKNLESIIGAKVIDRTTLILDIFARRAKTREAKIQVELAQLKYRSARLLGLGVVMSRTGAGIGTRGPGEKKLEIDKRKIRENIHDLNKELEKIRKNRSVQREKRNKANMPKISLVGYTNAGKSTLRNLLAIKYAKDSTLNKENVFAENMLFATLDVTTRAIELKDRRIAALTDTVGFVRKLPHDLVAAFKSTLEEVTYSDLLLHVVDGSSDAVFEQIKAVEEVLVELNANDKPQILVINKIDIIDEDQVSKLEEKFNYLPIVKISAKNEINIENLMEKITEVIPSTMRKVEYLIPYTDSSAVSYIHRTSIVEEEEYLEDGTRIVATVDEEVFNKTTNYIKK